Genomic segment of Salvia hispanica cultivar TCC Black 2014 chromosome 2, UniMelb_Shisp_WGS_1.0, whole genome shotgun sequence:
AGGTTAGGGTGAGTACGAGAATGAGATGCATGTTTGATAGTCGTTGGTAGAGACGCGCACTTCACATCTATCATCATCCTACACTCTCCACACCTATACATCATTCCATTTGTAGGATTACCACAAAGGTCGCACCAAGGCACTTCCGGATCCTTATCATTTTCTTCAGAACTTACATACAATGCGAACTTATGATTTGTATCATCTGAATCCGAGCACTCAACATATTGAGAGATggaagaagacgaagacgatAATGTCTTGGGCAACAAGTAGCAAATCATGTGGATAAAATAATGGCATGCATTGCATTGGTAAAACGGAAGAGAAGATATAGGTGTTATGCACACATTGCATATCTTCAactcttcatcttcatcctcGTCATCCTCTAATGACTTGCACTTGCCCTCATCATTATCTTCTGAAACCAAACTTAAAGGATGTTTGtgataattgaataaatatgaataactTGATGTGGTTTGTGGCATCTTTATGGTTGTTGGCATCTCATTCACATTAAGGATATTAatgcctctctctctcattacTAAAGGTGTGATTAACATTCTGTAAATGTCAGCTAATGGGAATTGGATCACATCACTTTCATCTATACTCCTGAAATCAACAAGTGAAATATAAGCAATCAATGGgtagtaaattaattactaggaattactccccccgtcccacaaagatagtcccactttgacccggcacaggttttaagaaatgtaatgaaaagtgagttgaaaaagttggtgggatgtgggtcctatttttaaagtattagttttataataaaatgtgagtaggaatgagttagtggaatatgaggtccactaccaaaaatggtaaaagtgaaatgggacaatctttgtgggacggacgaaaataaaaaaatgggacaatctttgtgggaagGAGAGAGTAGTATAGAGCAAGTTGTCTTACAAAATGTCTTGTTTTGTTGTGGATCCAACACATTTGAGATGGACAAAGTATCTGCAATCACCACAGAAATAGAGCCAACATTTCATGTCAAAATCTTTATCACAATAAACACACTTGTATTGGTATCTGCGATGCTTCATTGGGAAACAAAAGGCTAGAGAAAGCGGGTGGTGGTGTTGGTGGCGATCTTGCAAGAGAAGGATAGGCAACAAAGCACAAGTTGCGTGCACCCAATATTCGCACGTGCTGCAGATATATGCCATATCCACATCATTTGTACCGCAACCATCACACATAAACGGAAGTTCATGATTCCTCATCAGAATCAAGGGATGGATGTGACTCGGGTGTTGCAACTCTACTCTCTCCTTCAACAACCCCGAATTTCTACATTCTACATGGATGTCGAAATCACAACTAGGACACCTGTATCCTAACTTTATACCTATTTCGACACCACAAATATTACATTCATGTCTTATAGGCAAATGCCGATAATCAAATAGGTGAAGAGGATGCTCAGGATGAGAGGGATCCGAAAGTAATCGACGAGGTAACTCTCCACATCTTTTATGGAGGATAACGCGAACACTACTTCTACGACTACTATTACATAGAGATTGCTCGCAAGCATACACCGGCTCAGAATTAGTTACAACTTTACCACACACATCACAATCTAAAGCCTCCCCATCATATTGATTATTGAGGAATAAAGGATGTTCATGACAGAAATAATTAATAGCCTTCTCCATAATAAAATTCCTACATAAAATAGATCACAAAAACTAGAGCAGACATGCATATGTGCAAGCCAAATATTGGTAAATTGTGACTTGTGAATTTGTGTGCATCAATGGACCAAGAAATCACAAAAGTTAATAAAGAAAgacaaaattaacaataatgtATAGTGGAGAGCTATAGATACATGTTGGGTGGGATAAGAACCACAATATATAGACATGCATGCTCAAAAAGTATATACTAAAACTACAGTAATGGTAGATTgacatgaaagaaaagaaCTCTAAACATATATATTCTTCGAATAAGATTTTGTGGGTCCTAAATTAACCTTTATTTAGTTTCCCCTTCTTTTAACTTGAATGCGATACCTttgaaatatggaaaattaaataaacctCCAATACTTTTcagtatttttaatactataaaactgGTGAttgtttaataattaataatgtaatcAAACTACTAAATGATGAATATATAGTAGATCTTagctcatatatatatatatatagtatatatataaaagaataataattgcatataattatagcatgatgtttaaattgtttaaaaaatgtttaaattgttgcatcaaatcaacatttaataatttttgaaattagacAGATGGAAGATGCACGTATGTGTGcgtaattcaaattaatttgtaacaATCACAAGTTAAAACCACTACATACACATGCATGCGTCTACATTACAAAAGAATTGTCCTTAGATTTATAACAAAGCAActaatattatcttttttaaagtataaattaAGTAGATATTTATTCTCACTAAAGTTAGTAGTGGGCCTTCTATAAGTTAACCTTATGAAACACGACGGAAGCCAAGTGTCTTTGATTGAAAAACACTAGTACTTAATTAACACTAATGCATGAGTTTGTTAcaattatgatatttaataTGATAGATATCAGCGCTGATTAATTCTTCGTATGaccatttaatatattaattcatgATATCTGAGAATGAACGATGAAATAGCAATATCCatcaaaaagtaaaagatttactcaaaattgagaaaaagcCTCTTCAATTTATGAAACTACACATGTAATTATTCATGCTTCCTATTTTTTGAGAAccaaaatatgataatatatatctctgataaaattatatttcgaAATCATGATCAaaatgttgttattttttcaaaattaaatataatcgTACTAGCCTCCAAATAACATTCTAAATCATAATTGGTGGAAGTTGGAAGAATGGAAGAACACTAGTTGACTGGAAGGAAGCAGGCAGCTGTTAGAGTCTATATATTaacctttatttttttcacccTTCTTTTAACTTTAACTAGTATCatcacccgtgctatgcatgggacataaaattttcaaataatgaagataaatTCTAAGGTAAGTAGATTTAAAAAAGAGGATTAAAAAAAGAGGATAAAGAGAATATTAATGATGTTCATAATTAAGGATATGTGTTAATTACAATAAGTATTCATAACactataaacaattaaaattattataaataataacaaaagagAAATGTATTTCTCTCAACCCactttaaatgaaacatttcatatttggCCAAcgtttttatacaattttaatttctggtATGAgttgagtaaaataaaataaaacaaatgacaAAGAGGAGATGTGCAGTGCGACTATGGATCAAAGAGTATGGATTAGTAAGAATAAGATAtaagatatacaaataaaagaaaatgtgcgACTTGTGACTCTTGATACATCAATATACAATTTATGTGAACTGAAGACtgactttttaaaaaataatccattatGAGAGACACATTGACCTTAACTTTTGTTAATCGTCATTGCATACGACATGACCAAAAGGAAATTGTCGTCGTTGGAATTTGAATGACAATCTTGGATCAAATGGTAttaacaattataaaataaaaataaaatacaaaagaaaaaagaaaaaataaaataacatttcgAGCCAATCCAGTGATGATCATAGTTATCCAAATATACATGTAGTGATTTTTATATCACAAAAATTTGTGACACTTGTAtggtaaaaagaaattatatatttgcaCACTTGCACACccaattacataaaaaaaatgattaaatatttagttAAACTTATATGCCAATGCATAAAAAACGATTAAGGCAAGtctttcattaaaaaatgacatttgaatatgcatttacaaatttaatgatattcaaaacaaagagtgaaaaaaaaattaccgtCGTCTCAATTTAAAGTTGACGAAACGAAATTACTCCCATTGACTCATTCacaatattatgaattttgttcaCCATGAACAACGTCACTTATAAGTTATAAGAATACGACTTTCAACGGATTTATCCacttctattaaaaaaatacttatatgcattttaaattacataaacaGAAAgattatatgattaaaaatttagttAACAAACTTATATTTCAACGTagtataaaaatgtgttgaaaataaaagtcTTTCatgaaaaagttgaaaaagttcCATTCCTAATGCATTTACATATATACTGGAGTACAAAGGATAACAATTCACACTTTTTAACATATTactataacaataataaaaaacaaaagataataaaacgTAACATAGCCATGTAGGTTTGTGACAGGGGAGTTTCTTGAGTCTTCAACAATTACAAAAGGCATGATTACTACAAACATCAAAATTCAAGGTACACTTCTAGctcaaataaattcaaatgtgTG
This window contains:
- the LOC125204955 gene encoding uncharacterized protein LOC125204955 gives rise to the protein MEKAINYFCHEHPLFLNNQYDGEALDCDVCGKVVTNSEPVYACEQSLCNSSRRSSVRVILHKRCGELPRRLLSDPSHPEHPLHLFDYRHLPIRHECNICGVEIGIKLGYRCPSCDFDIHVECRNSGLLKERVELQHPSHIHPLILMRNHELPFMCDGCGTNDVDMAYICSTCEYWVHATCALLPILLLQDRHQHHHPLSLAFCFPMKHRRYQYKCVYCDKDFDMKCWLYFCGDCRYFVHLKCVGSTTKQDILSIDESDVIQFPLADIYRMLITPLVMRERGINILNVNEMPTTIKMPQTTSSYSYLFNYHKHPLSLVSEDNDEGKCKSLEDDEDEDEELKICNVCITPISSLPFYQCNACHYFIHMICYLLPKTLSSSSSSISQYVECSDSDDTNHKFALYVSSEENDKDPEVPWCDLCGNPTNGMMYRCGECRMMIDVKCASLPTTIKHASHSRTHPNLIMSTLPEYEECYCCANTIGRTLGYICTKDGCEFALDLKCAQLPLVVRKPEWDHHSLLFTSDASADHPSDFYCEFCEEELHPKKPMYHCRPCDQSYHIRCLKAESGFHRNVKFGRRFELDSVHPHPLAYNYITLKKRCDICRKIVYNNCGFECVSCYFVVCVTCGDKALANKM